Proteins from a single region of Streptomyces sp. Tu 3180:
- a CDS encoding DUF1330 domain-containing protein produces MPAYAIAHLREAAAHPEIAEYIERITATFEPHGGRFLVHGAQHEVKEGDWPGHVVVIGFPGIAEARAWWDSPAYREIAPLRSRHIEGDIILVEGVPADYDPARTAQAVRGQVTP; encoded by the coding sequence ATGCCCGCCTATGCCATAGCCCACCTGCGGGAGGCCGCCGCGCACCCGGAGATCGCCGAGTACATCGAGCGCATCACCGCCACCTTCGAGCCGCACGGCGGCCGCTTCCTCGTCCACGGCGCACAGCACGAGGTGAAGGAGGGCGACTGGCCCGGGCACGTCGTGGTGATCGGCTTCCCCGGGATCGCCGAGGCGCGGGCCTGGTGGGACTCCCCGGCCTACCGGGAGATCGCACCGCTGCGCTCGCGGCACATCGAGGGCGACATCATCCTGGTCGAGGGCGTGCCCGCGGACTACGACCCGGCCCGCACCGCGCAGGCGGTACGGGGTCAGGTGACGCCGTAG
- a CDS encoding HAD-IC family P-type ATPase yields the protein MTHLDAGAQADAVHPAAVTSPVTGLTSAEVAERVARGQVNDVPVRSSRSLLEIVRANVLTRFNAIIGVLWVIMLAVAPLQDGLFGFVILANTAIGIVQEWRAKKTLDSLALIGEVRPTVRRDGAAAEVGTSEIVLDDLIEVGPGDKVVVDGVCVGADGLEIDESLLTGEADPVVKRPGDQVMSGSFVVAGGGSFQATRVGREAYAAQLAEEASRFTLVHSELRSGISTILKYVTWMMVPTAIGLIISQLVVKDTELKDSVARTVGGIVPMVPEGLVLLTSVAFAIGVIRLGRKQCLVQELPAIEGLARVDTVCLDKTGTLTEGGMDVTGLRVLGDGDGTYVRKVLGALGASDPHPNASLKAIAAAYPDAGDWRRTEALPFSSARKYSGATLAEGDGEDRTWLLGAPDVLLDDGDPALAETGRMNEQGLRVLLLARAERELGDPEVTVGVRPAALVVLEQRLRPDAADTLRYFAEQNVRAKVISGDNAVSVGAVASKLGLSGTTVDARRLPADRDGMAGALDRGTVFGRVTPQQKRNMVGALQSHGHTVAMTGDGVNDVLALKDADIGVAMGSGSEATRAVAQIVLLNNSFATLPSVVAEGRRVIGNITRVATLFLVKTVYSVLLAVLVVCSQVEYPFLPRHLTLLSTLTIGVPAFFLALAPNKERARPHFVRRVMRYAIPGGVLAALATFATYLIARHHYRGEGALDAETSAATLTLFLISMWVLAIVARPYTWWRVGLVAAMAAAFLVVLVVPWLQEFFALRLVGMTMPWVAVGVAVVAAATLEFLWRWVDRRFPA from the coding sequence ATGACGCATCTCGACGCGGGCGCCCAGGCCGATGCCGTGCACCCCGCCGCGGTCACCTCGCCGGTGACCGGGCTGACCTCGGCGGAGGTGGCCGAACGGGTGGCGCGCGGGCAGGTCAACGACGTGCCGGTGCGCAGCAGCCGGTCCCTGCTCGAGATCGTCCGCGCGAACGTCCTCACCCGGTTCAACGCGATCATCGGCGTGCTCTGGGTGATCATGCTGGCGGTCGCGCCCCTCCAGGACGGCCTGTTCGGTTTCGTGATCCTCGCCAACACCGCCATCGGCATCGTCCAGGAGTGGCGGGCGAAGAAGACCCTCGACTCCCTCGCGCTGATCGGCGAGGTGCGGCCCACGGTGCGGCGGGACGGGGCGGCCGCCGAGGTCGGCACCTCCGAGATCGTGCTGGACGACCTGATCGAGGTCGGGCCGGGCGACAAGGTCGTCGTCGACGGGGTGTGCGTCGGGGCGGACGGGCTGGAGATCGACGAGTCGCTGCTCACCGGCGAGGCCGACCCCGTGGTGAAGCGGCCGGGGGACCAGGTCATGTCCGGCAGCTTCGTGGTCGCGGGCGGCGGCTCCTTCCAGGCGACCAGGGTGGGGCGCGAGGCGTACGCGGCCCAGCTCGCCGAGGAGGCGTCCCGGTTCACGCTGGTCCACTCCGAGCTGCGCTCCGGCATCTCCACGATCCTCAAGTACGTGACGTGGATGATGGTCCCGACCGCGATCGGGCTGATCATCAGCCAGCTGGTCGTCAAGGACACCGAGCTGAAGGACTCCGTCGCCCGCACGGTCGGCGGCATCGTGCCGATGGTCCCCGAGGGGCTGGTGCTGCTCACCTCGGTCGCCTTCGCGATCGGGGTGATCCGGCTGGGGCGCAAGCAGTGCCTGGTGCAGGAGCTGCCCGCCATCGAGGGGCTGGCCCGCGTCGACACGGTCTGCCTGGACAAGACCGGCACCCTCACCGAGGGCGGCATGGACGTCACCGGGCTGCGGGTCCTCGGCGACGGCGACGGGACGTACGTGCGGAAGGTGCTGGGCGCGCTCGGCGCCTCCGATCCGCACCCCAACGCCTCCCTGAAGGCGATCGCCGCCGCCTACCCGGACGCCGGGGACTGGCGCCGCACCGAGGCCCTGCCCTTCTCCTCGGCCCGCAAGTACAGCGGCGCCACCCTCGCCGAGGGCGACGGGGAGGACCGCACCTGGCTGCTCGGGGCGCCCGACGTGCTCCTCGACGACGGCGACCCGGCGCTGGCCGAGACCGGGCGGATGAACGAGCAGGGGCTGCGGGTGCTGCTGCTGGCCCGTGCCGAGCGCGAGCTGGGCGACCCCGAGGTCACCGTGGGCGTGCGTCCGGCCGCGCTGGTGGTGCTGGAGCAGCGGCTGCGGCCGGACGCCGCCGACACCCTGCGCTACTTCGCCGAGCAGAACGTCCGCGCCAAGGTCATCTCCGGCGACAACGCGGTGTCGGTCGGGGCCGTCGCGTCCAAGCTGGGGCTGAGCGGGACGACGGTGGACGCGCGCCGGCTGCCCGCCGACCGGGACGGCATGGCCGGGGCGCTGGACCGGGGCACGGTGTTCGGGCGGGTCACCCCGCAGCAGAAGCGGAACATGGTGGGCGCGCTCCAGTCGCACGGGCACACGGTCGCGATGACCGGGGACGGCGTGAACGACGTGCTGGCGCTGAAGGACGCCGACATCGGGGTCGCGATGGGCTCCGGCTCGGAGGCCACGCGGGCGGTGGCGCAGATCGTGCTGCTGAACAACAGCTTCGCCACGCTGCCGTCGGTGGTGGCGGAGGGGCGGCGGGTGATCGGCAACATCACCCGGGTCGCGACGCTGTTCCTGGTGAAGACGGTGTACTCGGTGCTGCTGGCGGTGCTGGTGGTGTGCTCGCAGGTGGAGTACCCGTTCCTGCCGCGCCATCTGACCCTGCTGTCCACGCTCACCATCGGGGTCCCGGCGTTCTTCCTGGCCCTCGCCCCGAACAAGGAGCGGGCGCGGCCGCACTTCGTGCGGCGGGTCATGCGGTACGCGATCCCGGGCGGGGTGCTGGCCGCGCTGGCGACCTTCGCGACGTACCTGATCGCCCGGCACCACTACCGCGGCGAGGGCGCGCTGGACGCGGAGACGAGCGCGGCGACGCTGACGCTGTTCCTGATCTCGATGTGGGTGCTGGCGATCGTCGCCCGGCCCTACACCTGGTGGCGCGTCGGCCTGGTGGCGGCGATGGCGGCGGCGTTCCTGGTGGTGCTGGTCGTGCCGTGGCTCCAGGAGTTCTTCGCGCTGCGGCTGGTCGGCATGACGATGCCGTGGGTCGCGGTCGGCGTCGCCGTGGTGGCGGCGGCCACCCTGGAGTTCCTGTGGAGGTGGGTGGACCGCCGCTTCCCGGCGTGA
- a CDS encoding molecular chaperone Hsp90 has protein sequence MSKFVRPAAEGADPFGTARLRRGVLDAWATSPARFREDANAEEDLVLGGYRDRLVVELAQNAADAAARAGVPGRLRLTLRDGVLVAANTGAPLDAAGVESLSTLRASAKRGEAADRSVGRFGVGFAAVLAVTDEPAVVGRHGGVRWSLAEARELAGDTARHSPGLGDEIRRRDGHVPLLRLPFAAEGTAPDPYDTAVILPLRDAAAADLAERLLHAVDDALLLALPGLTEVVVEIGDEEPRTLTRRTDGPFTVVDDSGAGITHWRTATALGTLTPDLLADRPVEERLRPHWSLAWAVPVDADGTPARPRTSPVLHAPTPSDEPLGVPALLIASFPLDSTRRHVAPGPLTDFLVQRAADAYAELLADWRPVTTGIIDLVPGPLGKGELDGALRRAILERLPRTSFLPPSLRAGSGAGVAGEPRGHEGDSDLPESLRPRDAEVVEGAGADTVRVLAEVLPTLLPAGLERRVELRTLNVARVPLVDAIDRLAGLEKSPDWWRRLYDSLAGVDPDRLSGLPVPLADGRTTLGPRQVLLPTPDAAALDAELLARLGLKVAHPDAAHPLLEKLGALPATPRAVLTTPQVRAAVAASLDDEGGVNWEEDAPDAEELADTVLGLVRDAGLEPGDEPWLGALALPDEDGELSPACELVFPGGPFARVMREGELAAVDAELAEKWGEQPLAACGVLVDFALIRATDVVLDPDELEPREGDFAEPDDAGLLDAVDVWCEDLLDRFPDSPVPPVATEIVAVRDLDLVDDDRWPQALAMLARPPFRDALTQPVRILLHDGTHEIVRPYTAWWLRGHPVLGGRRPAGLRAAGGDPLLHGLYDEADATGFDDEQVLRALGVRTSVSALLDEPGGAAELLDRLADPGREVTAAQLHGLYGALAELDPEQVTLPDELRAVVDGRVEVVDAADAVVVDSPDLLPFTAGVALLPVRPSRAAELAELFQVRRLSESVTGRVDSEGTEHDVPEPVRVLLGPRTPSSYVEHGELVVDGVEIDWRLTDDGVLHAATLEGVACGLAWAAGQWPRRFEVAALLEDPSRTEELARDRWFD, from the coding sequence GTGAGCAAGTTCGTGCGGCCCGCCGCCGAGGGTGCCGACCCGTTCGGTACGGCGCGTCTGCGGCGCGGTGTCCTGGACGCCTGGGCCACCAGCCCCGCCCGCTTCCGTGAGGACGCCAACGCCGAGGAGGACCTCGTCCTCGGCGGCTACCGCGACCGCCTCGTCGTCGAGCTCGCCCAGAACGCCGCCGACGCCGCCGCCCGCGCGGGGGTGCCCGGGCGCCTGAGGCTCACCCTGCGCGACGGTGTCCTCGTCGCCGCGAACACCGGCGCGCCGCTGGACGCGGCCGGGGTCGAGTCGCTGTCCACGCTGCGCGCCTCCGCCAAGCGGGGGGAGGCCGCGGACCGGTCCGTGGGGCGGTTCGGCGTCGGCTTCGCCGCCGTCCTCGCCGTCACCGACGAGCCCGCCGTCGTCGGCCGGCACGGCGGCGTGCGCTGGTCGCTGGCCGAGGCGCGGGAGCTGGCGGGCGACACCGCCCGGCACAGCCCCGGCCTGGGGGACGAGATCCGCCGCCGCGACGGGCACGTCCCGCTGCTGCGCCTCCCCTTCGCCGCCGAGGGCACCGCCCCCGACCCCTACGACACGGCCGTCATCCTGCCGCTGCGCGACGCGGCCGCCGCCGACCTCGCCGAGCGGCTGCTGCACGCCGTCGACGACGCCCTGCTGCTCGCCCTGCCCGGCCTCACCGAGGTCGTCGTGGAGATCGGCGACGAGGAACCCCGGACGCTGACCCGCCGCACCGACGGCCCGTTCACCGTCGTCGACGACTCCGGCGCCGGCATCACCCACTGGCGCACCGCCACGGCCCTCGGCACCCTCACCCCGGACCTGCTGGCCGACCGGCCCGTGGAGGAGCGGCTGCGCCCCCACTGGTCCCTCGCCTGGGCGGTCCCCGTGGACGCCGACGGCACCCCGGCCCGGCCCCGCACCAGCCCCGTCCTGCACGCCCCCACCCCCAGCGACGAGCCCCTCGGCGTCCCCGCCCTGCTCATCGCCTCCTTCCCGCTGGACTCCACCCGGCGGCACGTCGCCCCCGGCCCGCTCACCGACTTCCTCGTGCAGCGCGCGGCCGACGCCTACGCCGAACTGCTCGCCGACTGGCGGCCGGTGACCACCGGGATCATCGACCTCGTGCCCGGCCCGCTCGGCAAGGGCGAGCTGGACGGCGCCCTGCGCCGGGCGATCCTCGAGCGGCTGCCGCGCACGTCCTTCCTGCCGCCCTCCCTCAGGGCCGGAAGCGGGGCAGGCGTCGCCGGCGAGCCGCGCGGGCACGAGGGCGACTCCGACCTGCCGGAGTCCCTGCGACCCCGGGACGCCGAGGTCGTCGAGGGCGCGGGCGCGGACACCGTGCGGGTGCTGGCGGAGGTGCTGCCGACCCTGCTGCCCGCCGGTCTCGAACGCCGCGTCGAGCTGCGCACCCTGAACGTCGCCCGGGTCCCGCTCGTCGACGCGATCGACCGGCTGGCCGGGCTGGAGAAGTCCCCCGACTGGTGGCGACGGCTGTACGACAGCCTCGCCGGGGTCGACCCGGACCGGCTGTCCGGGCTGCCCGTGCCGCTCGCCGACGGCCGGACCACCCTCGGCCCCCGGCAGGTGCTGCTGCCCACCCCGGACGCGGCCGCCCTCGACGCGGAACTCCTCGCCCGGCTCGGGCTCAAGGTCGCCCACCCGGACGCCGCCCACCCCCTCCTGGAGAAGCTCGGCGCGCTCCCCGCGACCCCGCGCGCGGTGCTCACCACCCCGCAGGTGCGGGCCGCGGTCGCCGCGTCCCTCGACGACGAGGGCGGGGTGAACTGGGAGGAGGACGCCCCGGACGCCGAGGAACTCGCCGACACCGTGCTCGGCCTGGTGCGCGACGCCGGACTCGAACCCGGCGACGAGCCCTGGCTGGGCGCCCTCGCCCTGCCCGACGAGGACGGTGAGCTCTCCCCGGCCTGCGAGCTGGTCTTCCCCGGCGGCCCGTTCGCCCGCGTGATGCGCGAGGGGGAGCTCGCCGCCGTGGACGCCGAACTGGCCGAGAAGTGGGGTGAGCAGCCGCTGGCCGCCTGCGGGGTGCTGGTGGACTTCGCGCTGATCCGCGCCACCGACGTCGTCCTCGACCCGGACGAACTGGAGCCCCGGGAGGGGGACTTCGCCGAACCGGACGACGCGGGGCTGCTGGACGCCGTGGACGTGTGGTGCGAGGACCTGCTCGACCGCTTCCCCGACAGCCCGGTGCCGCCGGTCGCCACCGAGATCGTCGCCGTGCGCGACCTGGACCTCGTGGACGACGACCGCTGGCCCCAGGCCCTCGCGATGCTCGCCCGCCCGCCCTTCCGGGACGCGCTCACCCAGCCGGTGCGGATCCTCCTGCACGACGGCACCCACGAGATCGTCCGCCCCTACACCGCCTGGTGGCTGCGCGGTCACCCCGTGCTCGGCGGCCGCCGTCCGGCCGGACTGCGCGCGGCCGGCGGCGACCCGCTGCTGCACGGCCTGTACGACGAGGCCGACGCGACCGGCTTCGACGACGAGCAGGTGCTGCGGGCGCTCGGCGTGCGGACGTCGGTGTCCGCCCTGCTCGACGAACCGGGGGGCGCCGCCGAGCTGCTGGACCGCCTCGCCGACCCCGGCCGCGAGGTCACGGCGGCCCAGCTGCACGGGCTGTACGGGGCGCTGGCCGAGCTGGACCCGGAGCAGGTGACCCTGCCGGACGAGCTGCGCGCGGTCGTCGACGGCCGGGTGGAGGTGGTGGACGCCGCCGACGCGGTGGTCGTCGACTCACCCGATCTGCTGCCGTTCACCGCGGGCGTGGCGCTGCTGCCCGTGAGGCCGTCCCGCGCCGCCGAGCTGGCGGAGCTGTTCCAGGTGCGGCGGCTGAGCGAGTCCGTCACCGGGCGGGTCGACTCCGAGGGCACGGAGCACGACGTGCCGGAGCCGGTGCGGGTGCTGCTCGGGCCGCGCACCCCGTCCTCGTACGTCGAGCACGGGGAACTCGTCGTCGACGGCGTGGAGATCGACTGGCGGCTGACGGACGACGGGGTGCTGCACGCCGCCACCCTGGAGGGCGTGGCCTGCGGACTCGCCTGGGCGGCCGGTCAGTGGCCCCGCCGGTTCGAGGTCGCGGCCCTGCTGGAGGACCCGTCCCGCACCGAGGAGCTGGCCCGGGACCGCTGGTTCGACTGA
- a CDS encoding ribbon-helix-helix protein, CopG family → MGTDVLSLRMDHELLERLRHHAAKRGMSVQDYVVRTLMRDDFDQRFQAAVEETEKFYGVT, encoded by the coding sequence ATGGGGACCGACGTGCTCAGCCTGCGCATGGACCACGAGCTGCTGGAACGGCTCCGGCACCATGCCGCCAAACGCGGCATGAGCGTCCAGGACTATGTCGTCCGGACGCTCATGCGCGATGACTTCGACCAGCGGTTCCAGGCCGCCGTCGAGGAGACGGAGAAGTTCTACGGCGTCACCTGA
- a CDS encoding MFS transporter encodes MSPGPGAASAPAPTPHDTPAAPETAPRGSSMFSSLRIRNYRLFFLGQVVSNIGTWMQRIAQDWLVLSLTGSAAAVGITTALQFLPMLLFGLYGGVLVDRLRKRPTLFVTQCAMALTAIVLAVLTLTGRVEVWHIYVAAFALGLATVVDNPARQSFVAELVGPGRLQNAVSLNSANFQSARLVGPAVAGLLITGVGTGWAFLLNGLSFVAPLTGLLLMRARELHTVERAPRGKGQLREGLRYVAGRPELIWPIVLVGFIGTFAFNFPVYLSAFADDVFHGGAGAYSMFNTLMAVGSVAGALLAARRGTARLRLLILAALAFGALEILAAGAPALWVFALLMVPIGLFAMTVNVTTNTSIQMSTDPAVRGRVMALYMMVFLGGSPVGAPIVGWITDTHGARAGLAAGGAVAMAAAAVIGLILARTGGLRLSVGWHRGHPRVRFVPRERRGAPVPSA; translated from the coding sequence TTGAGTCCGGGACCCGGAGCAGCTTCCGCCCCCGCACCTACCCCCCACGACACCCCCGCCGCCCCCGAGACCGCCCCCCGCGGGTCCTCGATGTTCTCCTCGCTGAGGATCAGGAACTACCGCCTGTTCTTCCTCGGCCAGGTGGTCTCCAACATCGGCACCTGGATGCAGCGCATCGCCCAGGACTGGCTGGTGCTCAGCCTCACCGGCTCCGCCGCCGCCGTCGGCATCACCACGGCCCTGCAGTTCCTGCCGATGCTGCTGTTCGGCCTGTACGGCGGCGTCCTCGTCGACCGTCTGCGCAAGCGCCCCACGCTGTTCGTCACCCAGTGCGCGATGGCCCTCACCGCGATCGTGCTCGCCGTCCTCACGCTGACCGGCCGGGTCGAGGTCTGGCACATCTACGTCGCCGCCTTCGCCCTCGGCCTCGCCACGGTCGTCGACAACCCGGCCCGCCAGTCCTTCGTCGCCGAGCTCGTCGGCCCCGGCCGGCTGCAGAACGCGGTCAGCCTGAACTCCGCCAACTTCCAGTCCGCCCGCCTGGTCGGACCCGCCGTCGCGGGCCTGCTGATCACCGGCGTCGGGACGGGCTGGGCGTTCCTCCTCAACGGCCTGTCCTTCGTCGCGCCGCTCACCGGCCTGCTGCTGATGCGCGCCCGCGAACTGCACACCGTCGAGCGCGCTCCGCGCGGCAAGGGACAGCTGCGGGAGGGCCTGCGCTACGTCGCCGGGCGTCCCGAGCTGATCTGGCCGATCGTCCTGGTCGGCTTCATCGGCACCTTCGCGTTCAACTTCCCCGTCTACCTCTCGGCCTTCGCCGACGACGTCTTCCACGGGGGAGCGGGCGCCTACAGCATGTTCAACACCCTGATGGCGGTCGGCTCCGTGGCCGGCGCACTGCTCGCCGCCCGGCGCGGCACGGCCCGGCTGCGACTGCTCATCCTCGCCGCGCTGGCCTTCGGCGCGCTGGAGATCCTGGCCGCCGGGGCACCGGCCCTGTGGGTGTTCGCCCTGCTGATGGTCCCCATCGGCCTGTTCGCCATGACGGTCAACGTCACCACCAACACCAGCATCCAGATGTCCACCGACCCGGCCGTGCGGGGCCGCGTCATGGCCCTGTACATGATGGTCTTCCTCGGCGGCTCGCCCGTCGGCGCCCCGATCGTCGGCTGGATCACCGACACCCACGGCGCCCGGGCCGGCCTCGCCGCGGGCGGCGCGGTCGCGATGGCCGCGGCGGCCGTGATCGGCCTGATCCTGGCCAGGACCGGCGGGCTCCGCCTGTCGGTCGGCTGGCACCGCGGCCACCCGCGGGTGCGGTTCGTGCCGCGGGAACGGCGGGGGGCACCGGTGCCGTCGGCGTAG
- a CDS encoding NCS2 family permease, with protein MSTSAPAKAPTPDQPGSGPALGALDRHFKISERGSTLSREVRGGFATFFAMAYIIVLNPIILGSAKDMYGNQLDNGQLVTATALTAAFTTLLMGVIGNVPIALAAGLGVNSVVALQLAPRMSWPDAMGMVVLAGLVVMILVATGLRERVMNAVPHGLRKAIAIGIGLFIMLIGLVDSGFVSRIPDAAQTTVPLQLGGTGHLDGWPVLVFVLGALLTLALIVRRVPGAILISIVAMTVVAVVIEAVAEVPSWGLTTPKWPGNPVATPDFGLIGEVSLFGGFSKVGVLTGILFVFTVLLSCFFDAMGTIMGVSDEARLTDAQGQMPGINKVLFIDGVAVAAGGASSASATTAFVESTAGVGEGARTGFANVVTGGLFAVALFLTPVATMVPSQAATPALLAVGFLILAGSVKEIDWADYTIAVPAFVTMVMMPFTYSITNGIGMGFITFAVLRLAAGRGREVPAAMYAVSAVFAFYYLMPALGLT; from the coding sequence ATGTCCACGTCGGCCCCCGCCAAGGCCCCCACTCCCGACCAGCCGGGGTCCGGGCCCGCGCTCGGCGCCCTCGACCGCCACTTCAAGATCTCCGAGCGGGGCAGCACCCTGTCCCGCGAGGTCCGCGGCGGTTTCGCCACCTTCTTCGCGATGGCCTACATCATCGTGCTGAACCCGATCATCCTGGGCAGCGCGAAGGACATGTACGGCAACCAGCTCGACAACGGCCAGCTGGTCACCGCGACCGCCCTGACGGCGGCGTTCACCACGCTCCTCATGGGCGTCATCGGCAACGTCCCGATCGCCCTGGCCGCGGGCCTGGGCGTGAACTCGGTCGTCGCGCTCCAGCTCGCGCCGCGCATGTCGTGGCCGGACGCCATGGGCATGGTGGTGCTGGCCGGTCTCGTCGTCATGATCCTGGTCGCCACCGGTCTGCGCGAGCGCGTGATGAACGCCGTCCCCCACGGCCTGCGCAAGGCCATCGCCATCGGCATCGGCCTGTTCATCATGCTCATCGGCCTGGTCGACTCCGGCTTCGTCTCCCGCATCCCGGACGCCGCCCAGACCACCGTCCCGCTCCAGCTCGGCGGCACCGGTCACCTCGACGGCTGGCCGGTCCTGGTCTTCGTCCTCGGCGCGCTGCTCACGCTGGCGCTGATCGTGCGCCGGGTGCCCGGCGCGATCCTCATCTCGATCGTCGCGATGACGGTCGTCGCGGTGGTCATCGAGGCCGTGGCCGAGGTCCCCTCCTGGGGCCTGACGACCCCCAAGTGGCCCGGCAACCCGGTCGCCACCCCCGACTTCGGCCTGATCGGCGAGGTCAGCCTGTTCGGCGGCTTCTCCAAGGTCGGCGTGCTGACCGGCATCCTGTTCGTCTTCACCGTGCTGCTGTCGTGCTTCTTCGACGCGATGGGCACGATCATGGGCGTCTCGGACGAGGCCAGGCTGACCGACGCGCAGGGCCAGATGCCCGGCATCAACAAGGTCCTGTTCATCGACGGCGTCGCGGTCGCCGCGGGCGGCGCCAGCTCCGCCTCGGCCACCACCGCCTTCGTGGAGTCCACGGCCGGCGTCGGCGAGGGCGCGCGCACCGGCTTCGCCAACGTCGTCACCGGCGGCCTGTTCGCGGTGGCGCTGTTCCTCACGCCGGTCGCCACCATGGTCCCGTCCCAGGCGGCCACCCCGGCGCTGCTCGCGGTGGGCTTCCTGATCCTGGCGGGCTCGGTCAAGGAGATCGACTGGGCGGACTACACGATCGCCGTCCCGGCCTTCGTGACGATGGTGATGATGCCGTTCACCTACTCGATCACCAACGGCATCGGCATGGGCTTCATCACCTTCGCGGTGCTGCGCCTGGCGGCCGGGCGCGGCCGGGAGGTCCCGGCGGCGATGTACGCGGTGTCGGCGGTCTTCGCCTTCTACTACCTGATGCCGGCGCTGGGCCTGACCTGA
- a CDS encoding DUF2530 domain-containing protein has translation MAGLFSGSPKHEAPEPLEGPVVATIIGGTIVWFVLFLVQLPFYGWFDDHGHTWWLWTCLAGGGLGFIGIWYVRKRDAALKRARAERDGRDGQDGRTAPAGHSPAPTAD, from the coding sequence ATGGCCGGGCTTTTTTCGGGATCCCCCAAGCACGAGGCGCCGGAGCCCCTGGAGGGCCCCGTGGTCGCCACCATCATCGGCGGCACGATCGTCTGGTTCGTCCTCTTCCTGGTGCAGCTGCCGTTCTACGGCTGGTTCGACGACCACGGCCACACCTGGTGGCTGTGGACGTGCCTGGCCGGCGGCGGGCTCGGGTTCATCGGCATCTGGTACGTCCGCAAGCGGGACGCCGCGCTCAAGCGCGCACGGGCCGAGCGGGACGGGCGGGACGGGCAGGACGGGCGGACCGCGCCGGCCGGCCACTCCCCCGCGCCGACCGCCGACTGA
- a CDS encoding MarR family transcriptional regulator: MPDFSHGDDAAAVNALRSAVMRLSRRLKHQRVDESLSPTEMSVLGTLARCGRATPGELARKEHVQPPSMTRIVALLEAKGLVRLEPHPDDRRQKVVTQTEQAEAMLEESRRKRNAFLASLVEGLDEDEWAKLRAAAPVLEKLAHL; encoded by the coding sequence ATGCCGGACTTCAGCCATGGCGACGACGCAGCCGCCGTGAACGCCCTCCGATCCGCCGTGATGCGGCTGTCCCGTCGGCTCAAGCACCAGCGCGTCGACGAGTCGCTCAGCCCCACCGAGATGTCGGTGCTCGGCACCCTGGCCCGCTGCGGGCGGGCCACCCCGGGCGAACTCGCCCGCAAGGAGCACGTCCAGCCGCCCTCGATGACCCGCATCGTGGCCCTGCTGGAGGCCAAGGGGCTCGTCCGGCTGGAGCCGCACCCCGACGACCGGCGCCAGAAGGTCGTGACGCAGACCGAACAGGCGGAGGCGATGCTCGAGGAGAGCCGCCGCAAGCGGAACGCCTTCCTGGCGTCGCTGGTCGAGGGCCTCGACGAGGACGAGTGGGCGAAACTGCGCGCCGCCGCCCCCGTGCTGGAGAAACTCGCGCACCTGTAG
- a CDS encoding Uma2 family endonuclease yields MTVLEDRIETAESGDELTLDTMFEWLEKMPVPEGYRTEIVGGHIFMTPQQDTHWEIIANLYDQLRTTYPRRRVKSDVRIDHPGHLNGFAPDVTLLADGAVRDGRGLWRCEDAEFVAEVISRRTAGNDYGPKKDTYAAAGVPVHLIVDPYTAEWHLHSVPEDGKYHVEVGFGADVDLTGTAVGLVLGTGGFPRD; encoded by the coding sequence ATGACCGTCCTGGAAGACAGGATCGAGACGGCCGAGAGCGGCGACGAACTCACGCTCGACACGATGTTCGAGTGGCTGGAGAAGATGCCCGTCCCCGAGGGTTACCGGACCGAGATCGTCGGGGGGCACATCTTCATGACGCCGCAGCAGGACACCCACTGGGAGATCATCGCGAACCTCTACGATCAACTGCGCACCACGTACCCGCGCAGGCGCGTCAAGTCCGACGTCCGCATCGACCACCCGGGACACCTCAACGGCTTCGCCCCCGACGTGACCCTGCTGGCCGACGGCGCCGTCCGGGACGGCAGGGGGCTGTGGCGCTGCGAGGACGCCGAGTTCGTGGCCGAGGTGATCTCCCGGAGGACCGCCGGCAACGACTACGGCCCCAAGAAGGACACCTACGCCGCCGCCGGCGTCCCCGTGCACCTGATCGTGGACCCGTACACCGCCGAGTGGCACCTGCACAGCGTGCCGGAGGACGGCAAGTACCACGTCGAGGTCGGCTTCGGCGCCGACGTCGACCTGACCGGGACGGCCGTCGGCCTCGTCCTCGGGACCGGCGGCTTCCCCCGCGACTGA